From Leguminivora glycinivorella isolate SPB_JAAS2020 unplaced genomic scaffold, LegGlyc_1.1 Scaffold12, whole genome shotgun sequence, a single genomic window includes:
- the LOC125242194 gene encoding uncharacterized protein LOC125242194 — MDHIQDLSAFQGAILSADNFHSFSKLISRGGNEEKVKYVLEKLSKFLNEKNYINENGVVQERLDEYRKLALYIALNADLPILEEMTEMEGMQMVIWMIPTVPKYLLYEIFFNLHMQQFLYEIISFCNPHLALQVADAFIVNMKYLNPVDQLDRVRIVAAALYRLICRLHFYHDGSDGELLTDALNNFQLCINKFTNPPNADKVLNLPKDDQYKYLGRSLSIMLNLIEECMLHFTSTQEFVTEGFNEIYLGTHNPESISTKTLNFKICDSPNDAILQCLNKCHMLLLDDCTTQVMSVSVDIFCAWSEYEENGKSIQQSIGELCFKLRSILQGIPDICEHTLVGMLKQISREPLNHKDIINETDIEVIVEKINAHNEESPSWLSALLHKDDLCQNLTLLLLLESNIALLKQEQSHTLFEKIIDHLHDDQENSEYLKVLAIKAFHQCNNAVKDEIITNQFSDNLHDKMENGDYTTMMTEIFNKLTVSDDADPSDILTVFLQNPKQTFMKTFKLAAENEKQTDIMLRVMESLEKYSNFYYRQDTEPCIIKVCNIVLESSLDTDVKQSNFVNFISKLKQRNIIPGNKLLMLIIMPNLHKGLINKNVIGVNVQIKLLMAAYTIEELLEFRAPMLAMLAQVLEIVRWKFTSFEAAMPPTLELALKLQQEIFNTYEAEIPEKELKWLKSKLKNLQPLNMYYYRKLWDPPGSTFIEVITGLRIRKEMDVDQITSMLLQVLCSMTYQEMSEIYDGLSEFGDDTTLEILQDAVLLVTVAEKSNRTDISWACLLNCYRNFIITIKNKYFKEPLANDQVMNVVRKLVRIVNIVEEKYVNEFAAILMPLLSYIAEKRSDYSTEIANYIQEKVKKTQFSTILNQVFNTA, encoded by the exons ATGGACCATATTCAAGACCTATCAGCCTTCCAAGGGGCGATTTTATCAGCAGATAATTTCCATTCCTTTTCAAAGTTGATTTCAAGAGGAG GTAATGAagaaaaagtaaaatatgttCTTGAGAAACTTTCCAAATTCTTGAATGAGAAAAACTATATCAATGAAAATGGAGTGGTCCAAGAAAGACTGGATGAATATAGGAAACTGGCATTGTACATTGCTTTAAATGCCGACCTGCCCATTCTTGAAGAGATGACAGAAATGGAAGGCATGCAGATGGTTATTTGGATGATCCCCACTGTGCCCAAGTATCTTTTATATGAGATATTCTTTAATCTCCACATGCAGCAATTTCTGTATGAGATAATATCATTTTGCAACCCTCATCTGGCCTTGCAAGTAGCAGATGCATTTATTGTCAACATGAAATACTTGAATCCCGTGGATCAACTTGATAGGGTCCGTATAGTAGCAGCGGCTCTGTACAGGCTGATCTGTAGACTGCACTTTTACCATGACGGTAGTGATGGAGAATTGCTGACAGATGCCTTAAATAACTTCCAGCTGTGTATCAATAAGTTTACAAACCCTCCTAATGCAGATAAGGTTCTGAACTTGCCCAAAGATGATCAATACAAGTACCTAGGAAGAAGCCTTAGTATCATGCTAAACTTGATTGAGGAATGTATGCTGCACTTCACAAGTACGCAAGAGTTTGTGACTGAAGGGTTTAATGAGATTTATTTGGGCACACACAATCCTGAAAGTATTTCAACAAAAACATTGAACTTCAAAATCTGTGATAGTCCAAATGATGCAATACTGCAGTGTCTAAATAAATGCCACATGTTATTGCTGGATGACTGCACCACTCAAGTTATGAGCGTCAGTGTTGATATTTTCTGTGCTTGGAGTGAATATGAAGAGAACGGGAAAAGCATACAGCAGAGTATTGGAGAGCTCTGCTTTAAACTCCGCTCAATACTTCAGGGCATTCCTGACATTTGTGAACACACTCTTGTTGGTATGCTAAAACAGATATCCAGAGAACCTTTGAATCACAAAGACATTATCAATGAAACAGATATTGAAGTTATTGTAGAGAAAATCAATGCTCACAATGAAGAAAGCCCTTCATGGCTCAGTGCCTTGCTGCATAAAGATGATTTGTGTCAAAATTTAACACTGCTGCTTCTTCTTGAATCAAACATAGCACTGTTAAAACAGGAACAAAGTCACACATTATTTGAAAAGATCATTGATCATTTGCATGATGACCAGGAAAACAGTGAATATTTGAAAGTTCTAGCTATAAAAGCATTCCATCAGTGCAATAATGCTGTTAAAGACGAAATCATCACAAACCAATTCAGTGACAACCTCCATGATAAAATGGAAAATGGTGATTACACAACCATGATGACAGAGATATTCAACAAGCTCACTGTCTCTGATGATGCTGATCCGTCAGATATCTTGACAGTGTTCCTTCAGAATCCTAAGCAAACATTTATGAAAACATTTAAATTAGCAGCAGAAAATGAGAAACAGACTGATATTATGCTAAGAGTTATGGAAAGCTTAGAGAAGTATAGCAATTTTTACTACAGGCAAGACACAGAACCATGTATCATTAAAGTCTGTAATATTGTATTGGAGAGTTCTTTAGACACGGATGTAAAGCAGAGtaattttgtaaattttatcAGTAAGCTCAAACAGCGGAATATTATTCCAGGGAATAAGTTATTAATGTTAATAATAATGCCAAATTTGCACAAAGGGTTAATAAACAAGAATGTTATTGGTGTGAAtgtccaaattaaattattgatgGCAGCTTATACTATTGAGGAGTTACTGGAATTCAGAGCACCAATGTTGGCGATGTTGGCTCAAGTCTTAGAAATAGTGAGGTGGAAGTTCACTTCCTTCGAAGCAGCAATGCCGCCTACATTGGAGTTGGCTTTGAAGTTGCAGCAAGAGATATTTAATACTTATGAAGCTGAAATACCTG aaaaagaaCTGAAATGGCTAAAAAGCAAACTGAAGAATCTGCAGCCTCTGAATATGTACTACTATCGCAAGCTCTGGGACCCTCCTGGCAGCACTTTCATTGAGGTCATCACTGGACTTCGCATCCGGAAGGAGATGGATGTAGATCAAATCACATCCATGTTGTTACAA GTATTATGCTCCATGACCTATCAGGAGATGTCAGAAATATATGACGGCTTGTCAGAATTCGGTGATGACACCACCCTGGAAATTCTGCAAGATGCTGTGTTGCTTGTCACAGTTGCAGAGAAGTCAAACAGGACGGATATTTCATGGGCTTGTCTGCTCAATTGCTATAGGAACTTCATTATTACTATAAAG AACAAATATTTCAAGGAACCTCTCGCCAACGACCAAGTAATGAACGTCGTGCGAAAACTAGTGAGGATCGTCAATATAGTCGAGGAAAAATATGTTAACGAATTCGCtgctatattaatgccactgcTGTCATACATTGCTGAGAAAAGAAGTGATTACTCCACAGAAATTGCCAATTACATACAAGAGAAAGTGAAAAAGACACAGTTTTCTACAATACTCAATCAAGTTTTCAACACTGCATAA
- the LOC125242195 gene encoding dynactin subunit 6-like, producing the protein MSNNVKILPGATVCEDCTLEGDITIGGGTVIHPRVTIIAEGGPIIIAEYCIIEEYTTIIHKKSDNQEDPPKPLFIGAHNAFEVGCKLESYCGHVGESNVFECKSFVGVDVKVGSGCVIGAACQLTAPQTLADNTVIWGSEHHIREALEKQPSQLLQLDFLGKVMPNYHRLRKPNIHKRAPSSRQSQETSPKL; encoded by the exons ATGTCCAATAA CGTTAAGATACTCCCTGGAGCCACGGTATGCGAGGACTGCACACTGGAGGGTGACATCACCATCGGCGGAGGTACCGTCATCCACCCGAGAGTCACCATCATTGCTGAAGGCGGCCCCATTATAATAGCTGAATACTGTATCATTGAGGAGTATACCACCATCATACACAA AAAAAGCGACAATCAAGAGGATCCACCAAAACCTCTCTTCATCGGCGCCCACAACGCTTTTGAAGTTGGCTGCAAACTGGAGTCCTATTGTGGGCATGTTGGCGAGAGCAATGTGTTTGAATGCAAGTCCTTTGTGGGAGTGGACGTTAAAGTTGGCAGCGGTTGTGTCATAG GAGCAGCATGTCAACTGACAGCACCACAAACACTAGCAGACAATACAGTGATCTGGGGCTCCGAGCACCACATCAGAGAAGCACTAGAAAAGCAGCCGTCTCAACTATTACAACTAGACTTCCTAGGGAAAGTGATGCCGAACTACCACAGGCTGAGGAAACCTAACATTCATAAGCGGGCACCGTCTTCTAGGCAATCACAGGAGACTTCGCCTAAACTATAA